One Luteolibacter flavescens genomic region harbors:
- a CDS encoding class I SAM-dependent methyltransferase: MARLVPLFVILCIAAASAWAWLRSVEETKQQPALSPTPAELKDVPYTTGPASPDGIGKFFHGREISKVMGHPAIGWLERTEREQEEAPAKAIAAIELAPDAVIADIGAGSGYYSFRISSKVPQGKVVAIDIQPEMLDFLREKSEELGVTNVDPHLGEIDDLKLPAASLDAALMVDAYHEFSHPREMLASLRHALKPGGRIFLVEFRGEDPLVPIKPLHKMTEAQARLEFESAGFRFAGNLRPLPWQHLLVFERP; encoded by the coding sequence ATGGCTCGTCTCGTTCCCTTGTTCGTCATCCTCTGCATCGCCGCGGCCTCAGCATGGGCCTGGCTGCGGAGTGTGGAGGAAACAAAGCAACAGCCGGCTCTTTCCCCGACTCCCGCGGAGCTGAAGGACGTCCCCTACACCACCGGCCCCGCCTCACCGGATGGCATCGGCAAATTCTTCCACGGTCGGGAGATCTCGAAGGTGATGGGCCACCCCGCCATCGGCTGGCTGGAGCGGACCGAGCGCGAGCAGGAAGAGGCACCGGCCAAGGCGATCGCCGCCATCGAACTCGCCCCGGACGCGGTGATCGCGGACATCGGTGCCGGCTCCGGCTACTATAGCTTTCGTATTTCGTCCAAGGTCCCGCAGGGCAAGGTCGTCGCCATCGACATCCAGCCGGAGATGCTCGATTTCCTGCGGGAAAAGTCGGAGGAACTGGGCGTGACCAACGTCGACCCCCACCTCGGGGAAATCGATGATCTCAAGCTGCCCGCCGCATCGCTGGATGCCGCGCTGATGGTGGATGCCTACCACGAGTTTTCCCACCCACGGGAAATGCTGGCTTCGCTCCGCCACGCATTGAAGCCCGGTGGAAGGATCTTTCTGGTGGAGTTCCGCGGGGAAGATCCGCTCGTGCCGATCAAGCCGCTGCACAAGATGACAGAGGCTCAGGCCAGGCTGGAATTCGAGAGCGCGGGATTCCGCTTCGCGGGAAACCTGCGGCCCTTGCCGTGGCAGCACCTGCTGGTCTTCGAGCGGCCATGA
- a CDS encoding nucleoid-associated protein: MSAKIRFTSASASRLVLAKIGHPQREEPLQTSKQVYPIEEADRSTLTSLFLKPFKSLAGYRFHHHSSLDQHEMNACAKAIFEDPEKLLEKGCDIAKRLYTKSNHPNIKSGDLCISWIDDLEVDGNPVTGICILKSESVVPFLSISTKDGDLQLHTEHGINPEKIDKGCLILNHHPNKGFLVLTFDRTGSDSRFWVRDFLGVVAVTDSPFLTNKFTDMAVAFVKQEEKAKKEAKKEQESSAEESGPPIDDTPPWETTTAAKDALSYFEEKEQFSLQEFEEQVLRTPEAVEKFREHKAKVEEEQGQRFDDKFEISKKDVTKAKKRIGTVVKLDTGVEIHVKPTFAEQSDAVMERGFDEEKGKKFIKVYFNEEVGR, encoded by the coding sequence ATGTCCGCCAAGATCCGCTTCACTTCCGCCTCCGCCTCCCGGCTCGTCCTCGCGAAAATCGGCCACCCGCAGCGCGAGGAGCCGCTGCAGACATCGAAGCAGGTCTATCCCATCGAGGAGGCTGACCGCAGCACGCTCACGTCCCTTTTCCTCAAGCCCTTCAAGAGCCTGGCGGGCTATCGCTTCCACCACCACTCGTCGCTCGACCAGCACGAGATGAATGCCTGCGCAAAAGCGATCTTCGAGGACCCGGAGAAGCTGCTGGAAAAGGGCTGCGACATCGCGAAGCGACTCTACACGAAGTCCAATCACCCGAACATCAAGTCCGGCGACCTCTGCATCTCGTGGATCGACGATCTGGAGGTGGATGGCAATCCAGTGACCGGCATCTGCATCCTGAAATCGGAGAGCGTGGTGCCATTCCTCAGCATTTCCACCAAGGACGGCGACCTCCAACTCCACACCGAGCATGGAATCAATCCGGAGAAGATCGACAAGGGCTGCCTCATCCTCAATCACCACCCGAACAAGGGATTCCTCGTGCTGACCTTTGATCGCACGGGCTCCGACTCCCGGTTCTGGGTGCGCGATTTCCTCGGCGTGGTGGCCGTGACCGACAGCCCCTTCCTCACGAACAAGTTCACGGACATGGCCGTGGCATTCGTGAAGCAGGAGGAGAAGGCCAAGAAGGAGGCGAAAAAGGAGCAGGAGAGCAGCGCCGAGGAATCCGGCCCGCCGATCGACGACACGCCGCCATGGGAAACCACCACCGCGGCCAAGGACGCGCTTTCCTACTTCGAGGAGAAGGAGCAGTTCAGCCTCCAGGAATTCGAAGAGCAGGTGCTACGGACGCCGGAGGCCGTGGAGAAATTCCGCGAGCACAAGGCGAAGGTCGAGGAAGAGCAGGGCCAGCGCTTCGACGACAAATTCGAGATTTCCAAGAAGGACGTCACCAAGGCGAAGAAGCGCATCGGCACCGTGGTCAAACTCGACACGGGCGTGGAGATCCACGTGAAGCCGACCTTCGCCGAGCAATCCGACGCGGTGATGGAACGCGGCTTCGACGAGGAGAAGGGGAAGAAGTTCATCAAGGTCTACTTCAACGAGGAAGTGGGCCGCTGA
- a CDS encoding DEAD/DEAH box helicase: MTPNTFEALPLAAPLHRALRELEYSVPSPIQAQAIPLLLEGRDLLGCAQTGTGKTASFALPILNALHENPRPLKPKTARTLVLAPTRELAVQVAKSFTTYGRHVRFRQTMIYGGVGQNPQVAAMRTGVDVLVATPGRLLDLIEQKHLDLSGVEFFVLDEVDRMLDMGFLRDVKKIVAMIPQQRQSLFFSATLAPNIVQLAETILKNPAKVSITPQTTTAERIEQKVAFIQKEHKRYLLEVLLKDQSEAGESKLTIVFSRTKHGANKLAKGLTAAGFQADAIHGNKSQAQREKALERFRKGLTPVLVATDVAARGVDVKDVGLVVNYDLPNEPEAYVHRIGRTGRAGADGRSVSFCSEEEFDYLRDIEKIIRMPVPHWNDHHWHAESLMERYQRGARGSVVQAQKQPRRQGGGGGGGQQQGQGRPQGEATAAKRTSRRRRGPRGR; the protein is encoded by the coding sequence ATGACCCCGAATACATTCGAGGCGTTGCCACTGGCCGCGCCCCTTCATCGCGCCCTGCGCGAATTGGAATACTCCGTCCCTTCGCCGATCCAGGCACAGGCGATCCCTCTTCTTCTGGAAGGTCGCGATCTCCTCGGCTGCGCGCAGACGGGCACCGGCAAGACCGCCAGCTTCGCGCTGCCGATCCTGAATGCCCTTCACGAGAATCCACGCCCGCTGAAGCCGAAGACCGCCCGCACGCTGGTGCTGGCTCCGACCCGTGAACTCGCCGTTCAGGTGGCGAAGAGCTTCACCACCTACGGTCGCCACGTCCGCTTCCGCCAGACGATGATCTACGGTGGCGTCGGCCAGAATCCCCAGGTCGCCGCCATGCGCACCGGTGTGGATGTCCTCGTCGCCACGCCCGGCCGCCTGCTGGACCTGATCGAGCAGAAGCATCTCGACCTTTCCGGGGTCGAGTTCTTCGTGCTGGATGAGGTGGACCGCATGCTCGACATGGGTTTCCTCCGCGATGTGAAGAAGATCGTCGCGATGATCCCGCAGCAGCGCCAGTCGCTCTTCTTCTCCGCCACGCTCGCGCCGAATATCGTGCAGCTCGCCGAGACGATTCTGAAGAACCCCGCGAAGGTCAGCATTACGCCACAGACCACCACCGCGGAGAGGATCGAGCAAAAGGTCGCCTTCATCCAGAAGGAGCACAAACGCTACCTCCTCGAGGTGCTGCTGAAGGATCAATCCGAGGCCGGCGAATCGAAGCTCACCATCGTCTTCAGCCGCACCAAGCACGGTGCCAACAAGCTGGCGAAGGGCCTGACCGCCGCTGGCTTCCAAGCCGATGCCATCCACGGCAACAAGTCGCAGGCACAGCGCGAAAAGGCGCTGGAGCGCTTCCGCAAGGGTCTCACGCCCGTGCTCGTCGCCACCGATGTAGCTGCGCGCGGCGTGGACGTGAAGGACGTGGGGCTGGTCGTGAATTACGACCTGCCCAATGAGCCGGAAGCTTATGTGCACCGCATCGGCCGGACCGGTCGAGCGGGTGCAGACGGCCGCTCGGTATCCTTCTGCTCCGAGGAGGAGTTCGATTACCTGCGGGACATCGAGAAGATCATCCGCATGCCCGTCCCGCACTGGAACGATCACCACTGGCACGCCGAGTCGCTCATGGAGCGCTACCAGCGCGGAGCCCGTGGCAGTGTCGTTCAGGCGCAGAAGCAGCCCCGCCGTCAAGGTGGTGGCGGCGGAGGCGGACAGCAGCAAGGCCAAGGCCGCCCACAAGGCGAAGCCACGGCCGCGAAGCGGACTAGCCGTCGCCGGCGCGGTCCGCGCGGGAGATAA
- a CDS encoding saccharopine dehydrogenase family protein, translating to MNKVLLIGAGGVGSVVAHKCAMVPEVFGEITLASRTKSKCDAIAESVKARTGREIATAQVDADDPAQTVALIRQTGATLVINVALPYQDLAIMDACLEAGVDYLDTANYEPKDVAKFEYSWQWAYQEKFEKAGLSALLGSGFDPGVTNVFTAWALKHHFDEIHTLDIIDVNGGNHGHAFATNFNPEINIREVTAECRHWEDGAFVETAPMSKHQAFTCPEGVGTYEIYRMYHEELESLVKHIPTIKRAQFWMSFSPNYLKHLEVLQNVGMTRIDPVTYNGVEIIPLQFLKAVLPNPGDLGVTTKGRTCIGNVITGLKDGKPKAIYIYNICDHEECFREVGSQAISYTTGVPAMIGAKQMLAGDWKKPGVWNMEQHDPDAFMADLNVHGLPWQFIELTPEQAAGFVVA from the coding sequence ATGAACAAGGTCCTTCTCATCGGAGCCGGCGGAGTCGGCAGCGTCGTCGCCCACAAGTGCGCCATGGTCCCCGAGGTTTTCGGCGAAATCACCCTCGCCTCCCGCACGAAGTCGAAGTGCGACGCCATCGCCGAGTCCGTGAAAGCCCGCACCGGCCGGGAAATCGCCACCGCCCAGGTGGACGCGGATGATCCGGCCCAGACCGTCGCCCTCATCCGACAGACCGGCGCGACCCTCGTCATCAATGTGGCCCTGCCCTATCAGGACCTCGCGATCATGGATGCCTGCCTGGAAGCCGGCGTGGATTACCTGGACACCGCGAACTACGAGCCGAAGGACGTCGCAAAATTCGAATACTCCTGGCAGTGGGCCTACCAGGAGAAGTTCGAGAAGGCGGGTCTCTCCGCCCTGCTCGGCTCCGGCTTCGACCCCGGTGTCACGAACGTCTTCACCGCCTGGGCGCTGAAGCATCACTTCGACGAAATCCACACGCTGGACATCATCGACGTGAATGGCGGCAACCACGGCCACGCTTTCGCCACGAATTTCAATCCGGAGATCAATATCCGCGAGGTCACCGCCGAGTGCCGTCACTGGGAGGATGGCGCATTCGTCGAGACCGCGCCGATGTCGAAGCATCAGGCATTCACCTGCCCGGAAGGCGTGGGCACCTACGAGATCTACCGCATGTATCACGAGGAACTCGAGTCCCTCGTGAAGCACATCCCGACGATCAAGCGCGCGCAGTTCTGGATGAGCTTTTCGCCGAACTACCTGAAGCACCTCGAAGTGCTCCAGAACGTCGGCATGACCCGCATCGACCCGGTGACCTACAACGGCGTGGAGATCATCCCGCTGCAGTTCCTCAAGGCGGTGCTGCCAAATCCCGGCGACCTCGGTGTCACCACCAAGGGCCGCACCTGCATCGGCAACGTCATCACCGGCCTGAAGGATGGCAAGCCGAAGGCGATCTACATCTACAACATCTGCGACCACGAGGAGTGCTTCCGCGAGGTCGGTAGCCAGGCGATCAGCTACACCACCGGCGTGCCCGCCATGATCGGCGCGAAGCAAATGCTCGCCGGTGACTGGAAGAAGCCGGGCGTCTGGAACATGGAGCAGCACGATCCCGATGCCTTCATGGCCGACCTGAACGTGCACGGCCTTCCGTGGCAATTCATCGAGCTCACGCCGGAGCAGGCTGCGGGTTTCGTGGTGGCCTGA
- a CDS encoding RNA polymerase sigma factor produces MKSCASAEWKAWLAECGPRLLLFARGWAPSREDAEDLVQEAIVRLWNYQQDKGGGVPDLPLAFSTIRFCGLNHHRSESRRRKREESIIYLNDFTDVWLDPSMEDDEDAVRLRDAVQELSPKLREVVTMKIWGGLTFAEISEALAISQNTAASRYRYALEQLAQDMRRLKEERHGIA; encoded by the coding sequence ATGAAGTCGTGTGCCTCTGCGGAATGGAAAGCTTGGCTGGCCGAGTGTGGCCCCCGGCTGCTCCTTTTTGCACGCGGCTGGGCCCCGAGCCGTGAGGATGCCGAGGATCTGGTGCAGGAAGCCATCGTCCGCCTGTGGAATTACCAGCAGGACAAGGGCGGCGGTGTGCCGGACCTGCCGCTGGCATTTTCCACCATCCGCTTCTGCGGGCTGAATCACCACCGGTCCGAGAGTCGCCGCCGGAAGCGGGAGGAGTCGATCATTTACCTGAACGATTTCACCGATGTCTGGCTCGATCCCTCGATGGAGGACGATGAGGACGCCGTGCGTCTGCGCGACGCTGTCCAAGAGCTAAGCCCGAAGCTCCGCGAGGTGGTCACGATGAAAATCTGGGGTGGTCTCACCTTCGCGGAGATCTCCGAAGCCCTTGCAATTTCCCAAAACACCGCTGCGTCGCGCTACCGCTACGCGCTCGAACAACTGGCGCAGGACATGCGCCGACTGAAGGAAGAACGCCATGGAATCGCCTGA